The Candidatus Methylacidiphilales bacterium genome has a window encoding:
- the folK gene encoding 2-amino-4-hydroxy-6-hydroxymethyldihydropteridine diphosphokinase, whose amino-acid sequence MKIGVALGSNLGDRRKSLDAAVAYLRTLSPEVRVSSYYATAPVDCPPGSEEFLNAVAEIEFADGVSYLLQQFHQYEREQGRLDVRSHNEPRPIDLDILYAGELEMQTSRLILPHPRLAERLFVLEPLAEIAPDRVIPGTGQTAGQLLASCREKLSDQICRKIE is encoded by the coding sequence GTGAAAATTGGAGTGGCTTTGGGATCGAATCTGGGTGACAGGAGGAAATCGCTGGATGCCGCCGTTGCGTATTTGCGCACGCTGTCACCCGAAGTGCGTGTTTCCTCCTATTACGCCACGGCGCCTGTGGATTGCCCGCCTGGATCGGAGGAGTTTCTAAACGCCGTTGCGGAGATTGAATTTGCCGATGGCGTTTCCTATTTACTGCAGCAGTTTCACCAATATGAGCGGGAGCAGGGCCGCCTGGATGTGCGGTCGCACAACGAGCCGCGCCCGATTGATTTGGATATCCTGTATGCCGGCGAATTGGAAATGCAAACATCCCGCCTCATTCTTCCGCATCCCAGGCTGGCGGAACGCCTGTTCGTTCTGGAGCCGTTGGCGGAGATTGCCCCCGACCGGGTCATTCCGGGGACCGGACAGACAGCCGGACAACTGCTGGCGTCCTGCCGTGAAAAGCTGAGTGATCAGATATGCCGCAAGATCGAATAA